A genomic window from Helicobacter pylori includes:
- the hofG gene encoding outer membrane beta-barrel protein HofG, whose protein sequence is MRQEKYFLTSSLSLLSFLLCPVEAFDYRFSGRVENFSKIGFNNSQINTKKGIYPTESFIDIVTLAQVKVNLLPKGTENHRLSVSLGGAIAAIPYDKTKYDINHANGKIFGSIVENFIGGYHGYFFNKYLGPAYAGTSQSASYHARPYVVDTAFLQYDYKDVFGFKAGRYEANIDFMSGSNQGWEVYYQPYKTETQRLRFWWWSSWGRGLAFNSWIYEFFATVPYLKKGGNPSNSNDFINYGWHGITTTYSYKGLDAQFFYYFAPKTYNAPGFKLVYDTNRNFENVGFRSQSMIMTTFPLYYRGWYNPETKTYSLEDSTPHGSLLGRNGVTLNIRQVFWWDNFNWSIGFYNTFGNSDAFLGSHTMPRGNNTSYIGNEISVTTRHAGMIGYDFWDNTAYDGLADAITNANTFTFYTSVGGIHKRFAWHVFGRISHANKNALGQVGRANEYSVQFNASYAFTESILLNFRITYYGARINKGYQAGYFGAPKFNNPDGDFSANYQDRSYMMTNLTLKF, encoded by the coding sequence ATGAGGCAAGAAAAGTATTTCCTGACTTCTTCTTTATCGCTTTTATCGTTTTTATTATGTCCTGTGGAAGCTTTTGATTATCGGTTTAGTGGTCGCGTGGAGAACTTTTCTAAAATTGGTTTTAACAATTCTCAAATCAACACTAAAAAAGGGATTTATCCTACTGAAAGTTTTATAGATATTGTAACTTTAGCGCAAGTCAAAGTCAACTTGCTCCCCAAAGGCACTGAAAACCATAGGCTTTCTGTTTCTTTGGGCGGGGCAATTGCAGCCATTCCTTACGATAAAACTAAGTATGATATTAACCATGCTAACGGGAAGATTTTTGGCTCTATTGTAGAAAATTTCATTGGGGGCTATCATGGATACTTTTTCAATAAGTATCTTGGTCCTGCTTATGCGGGGACTTCCCAATCAGCGAGCTATCATGCAAGGCCTTATGTGGTGGATACCGCTTTTTTGCAATACGACTACAAAGATGTTTTTGGGTTTAAAGCGGGGCGCTATGAAGCGAATATTGATTTTATGAGCGGTTCTAATCAGGGGTGGGAAGTGTATTATCAGCCCTATAAGACTGAAACGCAAAGGTTAAGATTTTGGTGGTGGAGCTCTTGGGGTAGGGGTTTAGCGTTCAACTCTTGGATTTATGAGTTTTTTGCGACCGTGCCTTATTTGAAAAAGGGAGGCAACCCTAGTAACAGCAACGATTTCATCAATTACGGCTGGCATGGGATCACCACGACTTATTCTTATAAAGGTTTAGACGCTCAATTTTTTTATTATTTTGCGCCTAAGACTTATAACGCTCCTGGTTTTAAACTGGTTTATGATACGAATAGGAATTTTGAAAATGTGGGCTTTCGCTCTCAAAGCATGATCATGACGACCTTCCCTTTATATTATAGAGGGTGGTATAACCCAGAGACAAAAACTTATAGCTTAGAAGACAGCACGCCCCATGGCTCGTTGTTAGGGAGAAATGGGGTTACTTTAAACATCCGTCAGGTTTTTTGGTGGGATAATTTTAACTGGTCCATTGGCTTTTATAACACCTTTGGCAATTCAGACGCTTTTTTAGGCTCTCACACGATGCCAAGGGGTAATAACACTTCCTATATTGGTAATGAAATCTCAGTAACGACTAGGCATGCTGGAATGATTGGCTATGATTTTTGGGATAATACGGCTTATGATGGGTTAGCAGATGCGATCACTAATGCGAACACTTTCACTTTTTACACTTCTGTTGGAGGGATCCACAAGCGTTTTGCATGGCATGTTTTTGGGCGTATCTCTCATGCGAATAAGAATGCGTTAGGGCAAGTGGGGAGGGCTAATGAATATTCCGTGCAATTCAATGCGAGCTATGCATTCACTGAATCCATTCTCCTTAACTTTAGGATCACTTATTATGGGGCAAGGATCAATAAAGGCTATCAAGCAGGGTATTTTGGAGCGCCCAAGTTCAATAATCCTGATGGCGATTTCAGTGCCAATTACCAAGACAGAAGCTACATGATGACCAACCTCACGCTCAAATTTTGA
- the gap gene encoding type I glyceraldehyde-3-phosphate dehydrogenase: MKIFINGFGRIGRCVLRAILERSDTTPPLEVIGINDPANWEILAYLLEHDSVHGLLFKEVHYSNHKLIIGSLEIPVFSGIKDLKGVDVIIECSGKFLEPKMLENYLLLGAKKVLLSAPFIGEYDEKQYPTLVYGINHSLYQNQAIVSNASCTTNAIAPICAILDKAFSIKEGMLTTIHSYTSDQKLIDLAHPLDKRRSRAAASNIIPTSTKAALALHKVLPNLKNKMHGHSVRVPSLDVSMIDLSLFLEKKAPKESINELLIKASKGALKGVLEIDLKERVSSDFISNPHSVIVAPDLTFTLENMVKIMGWYDNEWGYSNRLVDMARFMCHY, encoded by the coding sequence ATGAAAATTTTTATCAATGGATTTGGCCGCATTGGGCGATGCGTTTTAAGAGCGATTTTGGAGCGTAGCGACACAACTCCCCCTTTAGAAGTGATAGGCATCAACGACCCTGCTAATTGGGAAATTTTGGCTTATCTTTTGGAGCATGACAGCGTGCATGGGCTACTTTTTAAAGAAGTGCATTACTCTAATCATAAACTTATTATCGGATCGTTAGAAATCCCTGTTTTTAGTGGCATTAAAGACTTAAAGGGTGTGGATGTTATCATAGAGTGTTCTGGGAAATTTTTAGAGCCTAAAATGTTAGAAAATTACCTTTTGCTTGGGGCTAAAAAGGTGCTTTTATCCGCTCCCTTTATCGGCGAATACGATGAGAAACAATACCCTACTTTAGTCTATGGCATCAATCATTCCCTCTATCAAAATCAAGCCATTGTTTCTAACGCCTCTTGCACGACTAACGCTATCGCGCCCATTTGCGCGATTTTAGATAAAGCTTTTAGTATTAAAGAGGGCATGCTAACGACCATTCACAGCTACACGAGCGATCAAAAACTCATTGATCTAGCCCACCCTTTAGACAAACGGCGCTCTAGAGCGGCTGCAAGCAACATTATCCCCACAAGCACTAAAGCCGCTCTAGCCTTGCATAAAGTCTTACCCAATCTCAAAAATAAAATGCATGGGCATAGCGTGAGGGTGCCTAGCCTTGATGTTTCCATGATAGATTTGAGCTTGTTTTTGGAAAAAAAAGCTCCTAAAGAGTCAATCAATGAATTATTAATAAAAGCTTCAAAAGGGGCTTTAAAAGGCGTGTTAGAGATAGATTTGAAAGAAAGGGTCAGCTCTGATTTTATTTCTAACCCGCATAGCGTCATTGTCGCGCCTGATTTGACTTTCACGCTAGAGAATATGGTCAAAATCATGGGGTGGTATGATAATGAATGGGGGTATTCTAATCGTTTGGTGGATATGGCGCGGTTTATGTGTCATTATTGA
- a CDS encoding Bax inhibitor-1/YccA family protein, producing MALYDRANSRSAYAEDSLLHESELVNFVKTTYKFFAGSLLLATVGALLGLMNFQAVVQYKWVFFIAEIAAFFGLMFSKSKPGLNLFMLFAFTALSGVTLVPLLGMVIAKAGLGAIWQALGMTTIVFGLMSVYALKTKNDLANMGKMLFIALIVVVVCSLINLFLGSPMFQVVIAGASAVLFSLYIAYDTQNIVKGMYDSPIDAAVSLYLDFLNVFISILQIIGIFSDRDK from the coding sequence ATGGCGTTGTATGACAGAGCGAATTCTCGCAGTGCGTATGCAGAAGATTCTTTATTGCATGAAAGCGAGCTAGTGAATTTTGTTAAAACGACTTATAAGTTCTTTGCGGGTAGCTTGTTACTAGCGACTGTTGGAGCGTTATTGGGTTTAATGAATTTTCAAGCCGTAGTGCAGTATAAATGGGTATTTTTTATCGCTGAAATTGCGGCGTTTTTTGGTTTGATGTTTTCTAAATCCAAACCTGGGTTGAATCTCTTCATGCTCTTTGCTTTCACTGCGTTATCAGGGGTTACTTTAGTTCCTTTGTTGGGTATGGTGATTGCAAAAGCTGGTTTAGGAGCGATCTGGCAAGCTTTAGGCATGACGACTATTGTTTTTGGTTTGATGAGCGTGTATGCGCTTAAGACTAAAAACGACTTAGCGAATATGGGTAAAATGCTCTTTATCGCTTTGATCGTGGTGGTGGTGTGTTCGCTCATTAACTTGTTTTTGGGTAGTCCTATGTTTCAAGTCGTCATTGCGGGAGCGAGTGCGGTTTTATTCAGCCTTTATATCGCTTATGACACTCAAAACATTGTCAAAGGCATGTATGATAGCCCCATTGATGCGGCGGTGAGCTTGTATTTAGACTTTTTGAATGTCTTTATTTCCATCTTGCAAATCATTGGTATTTTTTCAGACAGAGACAAATAG
- the carB gene encoding carbamoyl-phosphate synthase large subunit yields MPKRTDISNILLIGSGPIVIGQACEFDYSGTQSCKTLKSLGYRVILINSNPATVMTDPEFSHQTYIQPITPENIAAIIKKEKIDAILPTMGGQTALNAVMQMHQKGMLEGVELLGAKIEAIKKGEDRQAFKEAMLKIGMDLPKGRYAYNELEALEAINEIGFPAIIRASFTLAGGGSGVAYNIEEFQELAKNALDASPINEILIEESLLGWKEYEMEVIRDSKDNCIIVCCIENIDPMGVHTGDSITIAPSLTLTDKEYQRMRDASFAILREIGVDTGGSNVQFAIHPETLRMVVIEMNPRVSRSSALASKATGFPIAKVATMLAVGFSLDEIKNDITNTPASFEPSLDYIVVKIPRFAFEKFAGVSSTLGTSMKSIGEVMAIGGNFLEALQKALCSLENNWLGFESLSKDLETIKKEIRRPNPKRLLYIADAFRLGVSVDEVFELCQIDRWFLSQIQKLVKAEESINSSVLTDAKKLRGLKNLGFSDARIAAKIKENENLEVSPFEVELARINLQITPNFEEVDTCAAEFLSLTPYLYSTYAPNPLPPILKKEEKKEKKILIIGSGPNRIGQGIEFDYCCVHASFALKDLNIKSVMLNCNPETVSTDYDTSDTLYFEPIHFECVKTIIQREQVDGIIVHFGGQTPLKLAKDLAKMQAPIIGTPFKVIDIAEDREKFSLFLKELDIKQPENGMAKSVDEAYSIANVIGFPIIVRPSYVLGGQHMQILENIEELHHYLESITHSLEISPKNPLLIDKFLEKAIELDVDAICDKKEVYIAGILQHIEEAGIHSGDSACFIPSNLSPKILDEIEQVSVKIALHLGVVGLLNIQFAVYENALYLIEVNPRASRTVPFLSKALGVPLAKVATRVMVLEDLKEALKFYDKKNIVEYSKGVYKPKMPHFVALKEAVFPFNKLYGSDLILGPEMKSTGEVMGIARSLGLAFFKAQTACFNPIKNKGLIFVSVKDKDKEEACVLMKRLVELGFELCTTEGTHKALEKAGVKSLKVLKISEGRPNIMDLMMNGEISMAINTSDHKSQDDAKLIRASVLKNHVSYFTTLSAIEVLLLALEESPKEDALLALQDYLK; encoded by the coding sequence ATGCCTAAACGCACCGATATTTCCAATATTCTATTGATAGGCTCAGGCCCTATTGTGATCGGGCAAGCTTGCGAATTTGACTACTCAGGGACTCAAAGCTGTAAAACCTTAAAATCTTTAGGTTATAGAGTGATCTTAATCAATTCTAACCCAGCCACCGTGATGACTGACCCTGAATTTTCTCATCAAACTTATATCCAGCCCATCACCCCAGAAAATATCGCCGCTATCATTAAAAAAGAAAAGATTGACGCTATTTTACCCACAATGGGCGGGCAAACCGCTTTGAATGCGGTCATGCAAATGCACCAAAAGGGCATGTTAGAAGGCGTGGAGCTTTTAGGGGCTAAGATTGAAGCGATTAAAAAAGGCGAAGACAGGCAGGCTTTCAAAGAAGCGATGTTAAAAATCGGGATGGATTTGCCTAAAGGGCGTTACGCTTATAACGAGCTAGAAGCCCTAGAAGCCATTAATGAAATTGGTTTTCCAGCCATTATCAGAGCGAGTTTCACGCTGGCTGGGGGAGGGAGTGGGGTCGCTTATAATATTGAAGAATTTCAAGAATTGGCTAAAAACGCCCTAGACGCTTCGCCTATTAATGAAATTTTGATTGAAGAGTCCTTATTGGGTTGGAAAGAATACGAAATGGAAGTCATACGAGACAGCAAGGACAATTGCATCATCGTGTGCTGTATTGAAAACATTGATCCCATGGGCGTTCATACCGGCGATAGCATCACCATCGCTCCAAGCCTGACTTTAACCGATAAAGAATACCAACGCATGCGCGATGCGAGTTTTGCGATTTTGAGAGAAATTGGCGTGGATACGGGCGGGAGCAATGTGCAATTTGCGATCCACCCAGAGACTTTAAGAATGGTCGTGATTGAAATGAACCCACGAGTGAGCCGCAGTTCTGCGCTAGCGTCAAAAGCGACCGGTTTTCCTATTGCAAAAGTGGCTACCATGCTTGCGGTGGGCTTTAGTTTAGATGAAATCAAAAACGATATTACCAACACCCCGGCGAGTTTTGAGCCTAGTTTGGATTATATTGTGGTCAAAATCCCTCGCTTTGCGTTTGAAAAATTTGCCGGTGTTTCTAGCACTTTAGGGACCTCTATGAAAAGCATTGGCGAAGTGATGGCCATAGGGGGGAATTTCTTAGAAGCCTTACAAAAAGCGTTATGCTCTTTGGAAAACAATTGGCTAGGGTTTGAGTCTTTAAGTAAAGATTTAGAAACTATAAAAAAGGAAATCCGCCGGCCCAATCCCAAACGCTTGCTCTATATCGCTGATGCGTTCAGGCTCGGCGTTTCTGTAGATGAAGTGTTTGAATTGTGCCAGATTGACAGGTGGTTTTTATCTCAAATTCAAAAGCTAGTCAAAGCAGAAGAAAGCATTAATTCTAGCGTTTTAACGGACGCCAAAAAATTAAGAGGGCTTAAAAATTTAGGCTTTAGCGATGCAAGGATTGCCGCTAAAATCAAAGAAAATGAAAATTTAGAGGTTAGCCCTTTTGAAGTGGAATTAGCCAGAATCAATTTGCAAATCACGCCCAATTTTGAAGAAGTGGACACTTGCGCGGCGGAGTTTTTATCGCTCACGCCTTATTTGTATTCCACCTATGCCCCTAACCCTTTGCCCCCCATTTTAAAAAAGGAAGAAAAGAAAGAAAAGAAAATTTTAATCATAGGCTCTGGACCTAATCGCATTGGTCAAGGCATTGAATTTGATTATTGTTGCGTGCATGCAAGCTTTGCTTTAAAGGATTTAAACATTAAAAGCGTCATGCTCAATTGCAATCCAGAAACCGTTAGCACGGATTATGATACCAGCGATACGCTCTATTTTGAACCCATTCATTTTGAATGCGTGAAAACCATCATTCAAAGAGAACAAGTGGATGGCATTATCGTGCATTTTGGAGGACAAACCCCTTTAAAACTCGCTAAAGATTTAGCCAAAATGCAAGCGCCCATTATTGGCACGCCTTTTAAAGTGATTGATATTGCAGAAGACAGAGAAAAATTTTCCCTCTTTTTAAAAGAGCTTGACATCAAGCAGCCTGAAAACGGCATGGCTAAAAGTGTTGATGAAGCTTATAGCATTGCTAATGTGATTGGTTTCCCTATCATTGTGCGCCCTAGTTATGTGCTAGGGGGACAACACATGCAAATTTTAGAAAATATTGAAGAATTGCACCATTATTTAGAAAGCATAACGCATTCTTTAGAGATTAGCCCTAAAAACCCTCTCCTTATTGATAAGTTTTTAGAAAAAGCGATTGAATTAGATGTGGATGCGATTTGCGATAAAAAAGAAGTCTATATTGCCGGCATTTTGCAGCATATTGAAGAGGCCGGAATCCATTCAGGCGATTCCGCTTGCTTTATCCCTTCTAATCTAAGCCCTAAAATTTTAGATGAAATTGAACAAGTGAGCGTGAAAATCGCTTTGCATTTGGGCGTAGTGGGGCTATTGAATATCCAATTTGCTGTGTATGAAAACGCGCTTTATTTGATTGAAGTCAATCCCAGGGCCAGTAGGACCGTGCCTTTTTTAAGCAAGGCTTTAGGCGTTCCTTTAGCCAAAGTAGCGACTAGGGTGATGGTGTTAGAAGATTTGAAAGAAGCCCTTAAGTTTTATGATAAAAAAAATATAGTAGAGTATTCTAAAGGCGTTTATAAGCCTAAAATGCCCCATTTTGTGGCTTTAAAAGAAGCGGTTTTCCCCTTTAATAAACTTTATGGATCGGATTTGATTTTAGGGCCTGAGATGAAAAGCACCGGCGAAGTGATGGGGATTGCTAGATCTTTAGGGCTTGCTTTTTTCAAGGCGCAAACGGCTTGCTTTAACCCGATTAAAAACAAGGGGCTTATTTTTGTCTCTGTTAAAGATAAGGACAAAGAAGAAGCATGCGTTTTAATGAAGCGCTTGGTTGAGTTGGGCTTTGAATTGTGCACCACAGAAGGCACGCATAAAGCTTTAGAAAAAGCCGGGGTAAAGTCTTTAAAAGTGCTTAAAATCTCTGAGGGCCGCCCCAATATCATGGACTTGATGATGAATGGGGAAATCAGTATGGCTATCAACACCAGCGATCACAAATCTCAAGATGACGCCAAGCTCATTCGCGCTTCTGTGCTTAAAAACCATGTGAGTTACTTCACCACTTTAAGCGCGATAGAAGTCTTGCTTTTAGCCCTAGAAGAAAGTCCCAAAGAAGATGCACTATTGGCCTTACAAGATTATTTAAAATAA
- a CDS encoding TonB-dependent receptor domain-containing protein produces the protein MNDKRFRKYCSFSIFLSLLGMFEAEAKEEEKEERKAERKKDKNTQHTLGKVTTQAAKIFNYNNQTTISSKELERRQANQISDMFRRNPNINVGGGAVIAQKIYVRGIEDRLARVTVDGAAQMGASYGHQGNTIIDPGMLKSVVVTKGAAQASAGPMALIGAIKMETKSANDFIPKGKDYAISGAATFLTNFGDRETVMGAYRHNHFDVLLYYTHQNIFYYRDGDNAMKNLFDPKADNKVTASPSEQNNVMAKINGYLSERDTLTLSYNMTRDNANRPLRANFTGTFLPYSCGDFNAFPNEKNPSDCLFENDASLFKTYSVNLVHNVSLNYEREGGSRFGDPKLKINGYTSVRNVQIDPLFRPNDIATIIPFAPSLQPSQNEENKCVAQGGIYDAIKQTCAITFKSLGGGSVVANKNLFIINSGFNANVIHTIDHKNDNLLEYGLNYQNLTTFDKAIPDSELVKPGDAPDACLRITGPNDPNMNGRCQRNGATANVVGVYAQANYTLHPMVTLGAGTRYDVYTLVDKDWQLHITQGFSPSAALNVSPLENLNFRLSYAYVTRGPMPGGLVWMRQDNLRYNRNLKPEIGQNVEFNTEYSSQYFDFRATGFVQLISNYINQFSSTLFVTNLPAQDIIYVPGYEVSGTAKYKGFSLGLSVARSWPSLKGHLIADVYELAATTGNVFILTASYAIPRTGLSITWLSRFVTDLDYCSYSPYRNGPTDIDRRPSNCPKTPGIFHVHKPGYGVSSFFVTYKPAYKKLKGLSLNAVFNNVFNQQYIDQASPVMSPDEPNQDKYARGMAEPGFNARFEISYKF, from the coding sequence ATGAACGATAAGCGTTTCAGGAAATATTGTAGTTTTTCTATTTTTTTGTCCTTATTAGGAATGTTTGAAGCAGAAGCCAAAGAAGAAGAAAAAGAAGAAAGAAAGGCAGAAAGAAAAAAAGATAAGAACACCCAACACACTCTAGGCAAGGTTACCACTCAAGCGGCTAAAATCTTTAATTACAACAACCAGACAACCATTTCAAGTAAAGAATTAGAAAGAAGGCAAGCCAACCAAATCAGCGACATGTTTAGGAGAAACCCTAATATCAATGTGGGCGGTGGCGCGGTCATAGCGCAAAAAATTTATGTGCGCGGTATTGAAGACAGATTGGCTAGGGTTACGGTGGATGGCGCGGCGCAAATGGGCGCGAGCTATGGGCATCAAGGCAATACGATTATTGATCCTGGAATGCTTAAAAGCGTGGTGGTTACTAAAGGAGCGGCTCAAGCGAGCGCAGGGCCTATGGCTTTAATTGGCGCGATTAAAATGGAAACTAAAAGCGCGAATGATTTTATCCCTAAGGGTAAAGATTATGCGATAAGCGGGGCTGCAACTTTTTTAACCAACTTTGGGGATAGAGAAACCGTGATGGGCGCTTATCGTCATAATCATTTTGATGTTCTTTTGTATTACACGCATCAAAATATCTTTTATTATCGTGATGGGGATAATGCGATGAAAAATCTTTTTGACCCTAAAGCGGATAATAAAGTTACAGCAAGTCCTAGCGAGCAAAACAATGTGATGGCTAAAATCAATGGTTATTTGAGCGAAAGAGATACCCTAACGCTCAGTTATAACATGACCAGAGATAACGCTAACCGCCCTTTAAGAGCGAATTTTACAGGCACTTTTTTGCCCTATTCTTGCGGTGATTTTAACGCTTTCCCAAACGAGAAAAACCCTAGCGATTGTTTGTTTGAAAATGACGCTAGTTTGTTTAAAACTTATAGCGTCAATTTAGTGCATAATGTGAGTTTGAATTATGAAAGAGAAGGGGGGAGTCGTTTTGGCGATCCTAAATTAAAAATTAATGGTTATACGAGCGTTAGGAATGTCCAAATTGACCCTCTTTTCAGGCCTAATGACATAGCGACCATCATTCCTTTTGCCCCAAGCTTACAACCCTCTCAAAATGAAGAAAACAAATGCGTGGCTCAAGGGGGTATTTATGATGCTATTAAACAAACTTGTGCCATTACTTTTAAAAGCCTTGGAGGGGGGTCTGTTGTCGCTAATAAAAATTTATTCATCATCAATTCCGGGTTTAATGCGAATGTGATCCACACCATAGACCATAAGAATGACAATCTTTTGGAATACGGGTTGAATTATCAAAATTTAACCACTTTTGATAAAGCGATCCCTGATAGCGAATTAGTCAAACCGGGCGATGCCCCTGACGCTTGCTTAAGGATTACAGGACCCAATGATCCTAACATGAACGGGCGCTGCCAACGGAATGGCGCTACTGCAAATGTGGTTGGGGTGTATGCACAAGCGAACTACACTTTGCACCCTATGGTTACTTTAGGAGCAGGGACTCGTTATGATGTCTATACTTTAGTGGATAAAGATTGGCAATTGCACATAACCCAAGGGTTTAGCCCTAGCGCGGCTTTGAATGTCTCGCCTTTAGAAAATTTGAATTTCAGGCTTTCTTATGCGTATGTTACTAGAGGCCCTATGCCTGGAGGCTTGGTGTGGATGCGTCAAGACAATTTGCGCTATAACCGAAATCTAAAGCCAGAAATTGGGCAAAATGTGGAATTTAACACCGAATACAGCAGTCAGTATTTTGATTTTAGAGCCACCGGTTTTGTCCAATTAATCTCTAATTACATCAATCAATTTTCTTCAACGCTTTTTGTAACCAACTTGCCCGCACAAGATATTATTTATGTGCCGGGCTATGAAGTTTCAGGGACGGCTAAATACAAGGGCTTTTCTTTAGGCTTGAGCGTGGCGCGATCATGGCCTTCTTTAAAAGGGCATTTGATCGCTGATGTGTATGAATTGGCGGCTACGACCGGCAATGTGTTTATTCTAACGGCAAGCTATGCAATCCCACGCACCGGGCTTAGCATCACTTGGCTTTCACGCTTTGTTACTGATTTGGATTATTGCTCTTATAGCCCCTATCGTAACGGCCCTACGGATATTGACAGACGGCCTAGCAATTGCCCTAAAACGCCCGGGATTTTTCATGTGCATAAGCCCGGTTATGGGGTGAGCAGTTTTTTTGTCACTTACAAGCCCGCTTACAAAAAACTTAAAGGGTTGAGCCTGAACGCTGTGTTTAACAATGTTTTTAACCAACAATATATTGATCAAGCAAGCCCGGTGATGAGCCCTGATGAACCCAATCAAGACAAATATGCAAGGGGCATGGCAGAGCCTGGCTTTAACGCTAGATTTGAAATTTCTTACAAGTTTTAA